One Hevea brasiliensis isolate MT/VB/25A 57/8 chromosome 5, ASM3005281v1, whole genome shotgun sequence genomic region harbors:
- the LOC110659602 gene encoding RNA polymerase sigma factor sigA isoform X2, whose amino-acid sequence MLMATAAVIGLSAGKRLLSSTFYYSDLTEKFFNVNDYGLTHYQIASTKNVIVAKKSSNYGSSSPSSSRNTQSIKALKEHVDTASASSTATWFKTFNDTEEDSSDLYYSIEALLLLQKSFLEKQWHLSFERTTSCDSPSRKSKKKIPITCSGLSARQRRINTRRKNLSQSKSIVQACTFMQLKSSVSPELLQNCLKGYVKGVVSEELLTHGEVVHLSRIIKAGLSMEEHKSRLKERLGCGPSDQQLATSLRISHAELQSKLIACSLAREKLAMSNVRLVMSIAQRYDNMGAEMADLVQGGLIGLLRGIEKFDSSKGFKISTYVYWWIRQGVSRALVENSRTLRLPNHLHERLGLIRNAKIRLEEKGVTPSIDRIAKSLNMSQKKVRNATEAISKVFSLDREAFPSLNGLPGETHHSYIADNCVENNPWHGVHEWALKDEVNKLINLTLQEREKEIIRLYYGLDNECLTWEDIR is encoded by the exons ATGCTCATGGCCACTGCTGCAGTTATTGGACTTAGTGCAGGAAAGAGGCTCTTGAGTTCCACCTTTTATTATTCTGACCTGACAGAAAAGTTTTTCAATGTCAATGATTATGGATTAACCCACTACCAAATTGCTTCAACAAAGAATGTGATTGTTGCCAAAAAATCATCAAATTATGGCTCTAGTTCCCCATCCTCCAGTAGAAATACACAGTCTATTAAGGCTCTTAAAGAACATGTGGACACTGCCTCTGCTTCCTCAACAGCAACATGGTTCAAGACATTCAATGACACAGAAGAGGATAGTTCTGATCTCTACTATTCAATAGAGGCACTTCTCTTGCTGCAGAAGTCTTTCCTTGAGAAACAATGGCATCTTTCATTTGAGAGGACAACCTCATGTGATTCACCCAGTAGAAAGAGTAAAAAGAAGATACCTATCACTTGTTCTGGGTTGTCTGCTCGGCAAAGGAGAATAAATACTCGGAGGAAGAATTTGAGCCAAAGTAAATCCATAGTGCAAGCTTGTACATTTATGCAGCTAAAATCATCTGTCAGTCCTGAACTGCTGCAGAATTGTTTGAAGGGTTATGTTAAGGGTGTAGTAAGTGAAGAGCTGCTCACCCATGGGGAAGTTGTGCACCTGTCAAGGATAATAAAAGCTGGTCTTTCCATGGAGGAACACAAATCCAG GCTGAAGGAGAGATTAGGCTGTGGGCCCTCTGACCAACAACTTGCAACTTCCTTGAGGATTTCTCATGCAGAGTTACAGTCCAAATTGATAGCTtgttctttggcaagagagaaactAGCAATGAGCAATGTTCGTCTAGTTATGTCTATTGCTCAAAGATATGATAACATGGGCGCTGAAATGGCTGACCTTGTTCAG GGAGGTTTGATTGGACTATTGCGAGGTATTGAGAAATTTGATTCTTCGAAGGGGTTCAAAATTTCTACTTATGTTTATTGGTGGATACGTCAG GGTGTCTCAAGAGCATTAGTTGAGAATTCAAGAACCTTAAGGCTGCCTAATCATTTACATGAAAGGTTAGGCTTAATACGAAATGCAAAAATCAGACTAGAAGAGAAAGGAGTAACTCCTTCAATTGAT AGGATTGCAAAGTCCCTGAATATGTCCCAGAAAAAAGTTAGGAATGCAACAGAG GCAATTAGCAAGGTCTTTTCACTTGATAGGGAAGCATTCCCCTCTTTGAATGGTCTCCCAGGGGAGACTCACCATAGT TACATTGCAGATAATTGCGTTGAGAACAACCCATGGCATGGAGTACATGAATGGGCACTCAAG GATGAAGTAAACAAGCTTATCAATTTGACTCTTCAAGAACGAGAAAAGGAAATTATAAGACTTTACTATGGTTTGGATAATGAATGCCTTACATGGGAGGACATAA GATAG
- the LOC110659602 gene encoding RNA polymerase sigma factor sigA isoform X1 has product MLMATAAVIGLSAGKRLLSSTFYYSDLTEKFFNVNDYGLTHYQIASTKNVIVAKKSSNYGSSSPSSSRNTQSIKALKEHVDTASASSTATWFKTFNDTEEDSSDLYYSIEALLLLQKSFLEKQWHLSFERTTSCDSPSRKSKKKIPITCSGLSARQRRINTRRKNLSQSKSIVQACTFMQLKSSVSPELLQNCLKGYVKGVVSEELLTHGEVVHLSRIIKAGLSMEEHKSRLKERLGCGPSDQQLATSLRISHAELQSKLIACSLAREKLAMSNVRLVMSIAQRYDNMGAEMADLVQGGLIGLLRGIEKFDSSKGFKISTYVYWWIRQGVSRALVENSRTLRLPNHLHERLGLIRNAKIRLEEKGVTPSIDRIAKSLNMSQKKVRNATEAISKVFSLDREAFPSLNGLPGETHHSYIADNCVENNPWHGVHEWALKDEVNKLINLTLQEREKEIIRLYYGLDNECLTWEDISKRIGLSRERVRQVGLVAVEKLKHAARKKKLEAMLLKH; this is encoded by the exons ATGCTCATGGCCACTGCTGCAGTTATTGGACTTAGTGCAGGAAAGAGGCTCTTGAGTTCCACCTTTTATTATTCTGACCTGACAGAAAAGTTTTTCAATGTCAATGATTATGGATTAACCCACTACCAAATTGCTTCAACAAAGAATGTGATTGTTGCCAAAAAATCATCAAATTATGGCTCTAGTTCCCCATCCTCCAGTAGAAATACACAGTCTATTAAGGCTCTTAAAGAACATGTGGACACTGCCTCTGCTTCCTCAACAGCAACATGGTTCAAGACATTCAATGACACAGAAGAGGATAGTTCTGATCTCTACTATTCAATAGAGGCACTTCTCTTGCTGCAGAAGTCTTTCCTTGAGAAACAATGGCATCTTTCATTTGAGAGGACAACCTCATGTGATTCACCCAGTAGAAAGAGTAAAAAGAAGATACCTATCACTTGTTCTGGGTTGTCTGCTCGGCAAAGGAGAATAAATACTCGGAGGAAGAATTTGAGCCAAAGTAAATCCATAGTGCAAGCTTGTACATTTATGCAGCTAAAATCATCTGTCAGTCCTGAACTGCTGCAGAATTGTTTGAAGGGTTATGTTAAGGGTGTAGTAAGTGAAGAGCTGCTCACCCATGGGGAAGTTGTGCACCTGTCAAGGATAATAAAAGCTGGTCTTTCCATGGAGGAACACAAATCCAG GCTGAAGGAGAGATTAGGCTGTGGGCCCTCTGACCAACAACTTGCAACTTCCTTGAGGATTTCTCATGCAGAGTTACAGTCCAAATTGATAGCTtgttctttggcaagagagaaactAGCAATGAGCAATGTTCGTCTAGTTATGTCTATTGCTCAAAGATATGATAACATGGGCGCTGAAATGGCTGACCTTGTTCAG GGAGGTTTGATTGGACTATTGCGAGGTATTGAGAAATTTGATTCTTCGAAGGGGTTCAAAATTTCTACTTATGTTTATTGGTGGATACGTCAG GGTGTCTCAAGAGCATTAGTTGAGAATTCAAGAACCTTAAGGCTGCCTAATCATTTACATGAAAGGTTAGGCTTAATACGAAATGCAAAAATCAGACTAGAAGAGAAAGGAGTAACTCCTTCAATTGAT AGGATTGCAAAGTCCCTGAATATGTCCCAGAAAAAAGTTAGGAATGCAACAGAG GCAATTAGCAAGGTCTTTTCACTTGATAGGGAAGCATTCCCCTCTTTGAATGGTCTCCCAGGGGAGACTCACCATAGT TACATTGCAGATAATTGCGTTGAGAACAACCCATGGCATGGAGTACATGAATGGGCACTCAAG GATGAAGTAAACAAGCTTATCAATTTGACTCTTCAAGAACGAGAAAAGGAAATTATAAGACTTTACTATGGTTTGGATAATGAATGCCTTACATGGGAGGACATAAGTAAGCG GATAGGTTTGTCCAGAGAAAGAGTTCGGCAAGTCGGGCTTGTTGCAGTAGAGAAATTAAAACATGCTGCAAGGAAGAAGAAGCTAGAGGCCATGCTATTAAAACATTGA